The following is a genomic window from Spirosoma agri.
CGCTTCGGGCGGTATTACCTAACCTGACTGTTGTTGATGTCGAGAGCGACATGCTGGGTGCGGCACGGGGCGCAGCGGGCCATGAGCGGGGTATTGTCTGCATTCTGGGCACCGGATCGAATGCGTGCTGTTACGATGGCAATGCGATTTCGCGCGGTAGTCAAACGCTGGGCTTCTGGCTGGGCGACGAGGGGAGCGGAGGGTATCTGGGCAAAACGCTGGTCCGAGATTTTTTCCAGGAACGCTTACCCATCCCGTTGACAAAGGCCTTCCGAGAGCGATACGCACTCGACCGGGCAACGCTCTTGGAAAACGCGTACCAAAAACCGTTCCCCAATCGGTATTTCGCATCGTTCACGCCTTTCCTGTCGGAACACATCACCGATGCGTACGTGGACAAACTGGTGACCGATGCGTTCGTACTGTTTCTGTCAACCTACGTTGTGCGCTTTCCGGAAGCGGCTCAATGGCCGGTTCATTTTGTGGGATCGATTGCTTACTATTTTGCTGACCAGTTGCATAAAGCCGTCAAACAAACGGGATTGATTATGGGTCATGTGGTAAAAGCACCCGCTAGCCGGTTAGTTGATTTTCATCAACAGGCTGTGTGATGTACCTTTGCAATCGGCTTATCGTTTGATTGCGGTCACTACCTGCGTAATCAACACCCTGCGAGCGATAAGCTGACAACAACCTGAATAGTAATGGCAAATCGGTATTTTCTAAAAGTAAAAGAGGTTGTTCGGGAAACGCCGGACGCTGTAACGATCACATTCTGGCACCCGCTCAACGAGGAAGTGCGTTACCAGCCCGGTCAGTTTTTAACATTTCTGCTGACTATCAACGGACAGAAGGTAAGACGATCCTATTCAATGGCGTCTTCTCCGCATGTGGATGTGTCGCTGGCAGTGTCGGTGAAACGAGTACCCGGAGGGCTGGTTTCCAATCACTTATACGATAATGTTAAGTCGGGCGATATTCTTGAGACGCTGGAGCCAATGGGTAATTTCGTGCCCAAGCTGGACGCAAAGAATCGGCGGACCATTGTATTGATTGGGGCCGGGAGCGGTATTACGCCCCTGTTCTCGATGGCTAAATCGGCACTACACGTAGAACCGGACAGCCGCATCTGGCTCATCTACGGAAACCGCAGTCAGCATACGATCATCTACAAACCGCATCTGGATGCCATGGAACAGGCCTACGGAGCATCGCGCTTTAAGGTAACGCACGTGCTTAGTCAGCCAACGGGTAGCTGGACGGGTCTCGAAGGGCGTTTGAATCAGCATACCATTACGAAGCTGATCGATTCACTGCCTGCTGCCGATCGTCAGAATGCGAGCTTTTATCTGTGCGGTCCCGATGGTATGATGGCCGAAGCACGTTCGGCCCTGTCGCTGGTGCATATTCCGAACGACCGCGTCTTTAAGGAGAGTTATATCACAACACCTGTCGCAGCTGGCGAGGTGATCGAAGAACCGGTAACCGCCGGAGACAGTGGGTCGCCCGAAGTGACGGTATTGTACGAAGGCAGCGAATATAAATTTGCGGTAGCACCCCACCAGACTATTCTGGAAGCTGCCTTGGATCTGGATATAGACTTGCCTTATTCGTGCCAGGCGGGGATGTGTACGGCTTGTCTGGGCCGTTGTATATCCGGGAAGGTGAAACTGGACGAAGAGGATGGCTTATCCGAATCCGAGTTAAAGGCCGGCTATGTGCTAACCTGCGTTGCCCACCCCATTGGTCGGGATGTGGTCATCGAAATCGAGTAAACCTGGGGTAGGTGGTCGGCCGTTGCCGCAGAAACCCGTGACCAGTAGCCATAACTATTGATCTCGGATATTCGCGGCAACGGCCGACCGTCCACGCTACACTAATTTCAATCCTGCTTGGGAGCTGGTGCTGCTTTTGGAGAGGTAGGTGGTACGGCTGGTCGGGCTGGCACGGCTTTCGAAGAGGCAGGTGGTACGGCTGGTAGGTTAGGTACTCCTGCTCTTTGTAACCGGGCCGGACCCACAGGCCCAATGGGGCCAATAGATTGAGCCCGTCCGCGCATAAGTGGAGCCGACGCACCCATACCCGTATGACTCCAGGCCGACAGATAGTTTGTATAGCCTAATTTGCGGATCTGTAGTTCCGTTTCGCGGAGCGGCTTCTCGGCCTTCTCAAGCTCAGATTGGGTACTGATCAGTTGCTGATTCAGCTTTTCGATCTCCGCTTCAATTTTCCGGATGCCAGCCTCCCCGGCTTCTATTTGTTTGGTCAAAGTGGCTTGCGCTGAATCGGTACGGGCAAAACCACTTTTCATGATCGTGTTTTGCTGATTGGTTGTCAGCAAGAACCGTTTCTGCTCGAGAACGGACTTCTGCCGCTCGATTCGTTCGATAACGCGCTCAACCGATTCAACGGTAAACTGCTGCGACTGAGCCTGCGCCCGAAGTAAGGCTACTTTTCCTTTATTCAGCTCCTGCTGGTCGGCAATACTGTCTTGTCTGCGGAGCATGGCCAACCCATCGAAATCAGGTGTTTGGGTTGCATATCCCTGAATGATCGTGTCGGCAACGGCCTGGGCATCATGAAGAGAGGTAAAGGCGTCATGGATGATGCTGTCATAATTCACATTGGCTAGTCCCTCCACCGTGCCATCGGGGCTGAGTGGTATGTTATCCATCGCTGATGCGACGATCGTACTGTAGTCGATTTGCCCTAATCCTTCATTAAGCGCATTCATGCCATCACCCAGCGAATGGGTTGTTTCGATGATCGTGAGTAGAATATCACGGTCGGCCTGCGGAACATCATCCAGCGAGAGTTTACCCGTCATCACCTGATCCAACTGACTTTGTAGCCGCTTAACCCGACTTGCCGGTAATTTCTGCCCTTTCCAGATAATGTACTCCACCTTGTTATTATCTGACAGGCCAAACTTGGTCCCGTTACCCACGCTGTGCTGTCGTGAAGCGCGCGGTTTTGGTTTGGCGGGTTTGGGTTGTTGTTGAACAGCGTAGACCGATGCGCTAACCAGTAACAGCGTGGCCAATGTCAATCCGGCCAGACTGCCGTTTGATACCACCGGACGTGTTGGTACGCCCAACATACGCCGAACTCGCTGGAGCAGCAACTGCCGCTTTGATGTCAGAGCCATCGCCAGCGAAGGCGTAAGGTTCGATTGCGCCAGTCGTAATTCCTCAATGCGGGCCAGTGCCTGCGCCAGAATTCGCCCGTTTCCCCCGCAAGCCTGCACCGACAGGTCATCGCAGCAATGTTCGCGTTCTTCCCGAACCCGTGCCGATAGCCACCAGATAGCCGGGTGGAAAAAGTAAAGCACTTCCATAACTGACTGAAGTAAATTCACGGCATAATCATGCCGTTTGACGTGCGCCAGTTCGTGAGCCAGTACGGCTTCAATTTCACGCATCGACAGATTGGTTGCCAGTCCGAGCGGGAGCAGCAGAACCGGTTTCAGCACGCCTACCACCATCGGCACCGCGATCCGGGCGGATTCCCGTACGTGGATGATCGACCGGATGGCCAGCGTCGATCGTAATTGGTTGGTCAACTCGGCCCACTGATCGGATACGGGTTTGGTTGCCGTTCGACTGAGGTGTTGCAGGTAAAGCCAGCCACCCGTGAGCCGAAGTCCAAACAGAAGCACACCGAGCAGATAAATCAGTACAAACTGACTTAGGTGTTCATCCAGAAAGAGTTGTACCTGTTTGTGCCAAGGCACTGTTCGCGAAACGGTCTGCCAATGAATAGCAAACGAGCGCATCGGCAGGGTGGGAGCGGGCGCATTGAGTATGGACGAAACCGGTTCGTAATACCAGCCAAAGGTACCCGCCGAGATGAGCAACTGAACGAACAGTGCCAGCGCACCCACCCGATAACGAACTACGCTCGACTGGTTACGTAGCAGATGCAAAGCCAGGGCTGTTGATAAAACCAGGGCAAATCCCTGCCAGAGTGCGTGGAATAAGGTCCAGCCCAGCGAATACATAACCGGACTTGACAGCTGATAGGTGATCGTGTTCATGACAAAGTCGTGTTAAGAAGGTAAGGTCTATTGGTCCCGGTTCAGGTCATTCAGTAATCGCTTGATCTCATCGAGTTCCTCGCGCGATGTCTTGTGCTGGCCAAGCACCTGCATCACCAGTTTGGACGCCGATCCCCGGAAGGCCGTCTCGACAAATCGATCGACCAGCCCCCGCTGGGTTTCTTCCTGGGTTACGGCTGCCGAGTAGGTGTGTGAGCGTGCATCCTCATCGCGACGAAGCAACCCTTTTTCGTGCATGATCTGCATCAGTTTCAGGGCGGTTGTATAGCCGATGTCACGGCTCTGACTCAACTGGTCGAGCACCTGACGAACCGTACTCGGCCCATTGGTCCAGAGCACATGTAGTATTTCCAGTTCAGCATCTGTTGGCTTCATAAGCATCTACGAATAATTTCGTAGTAAACATATACGAAGGTTTTCGTAGATGCAAGCAACTAAACAAAAAAGTTTTACAGCGACTTAGTTGTAAGGTGACCGGAAAGCCGCTTGCTTTGTTAAAACGTGAACTAATTATCAGAACGGCTACCTGGCTCTTTGTTATGACCCCAAACGAAACCTTAGTTATTCCCAATCGTCCACCCCGTCAGTTCATCGGTGAAGACCGGTTCAACGATCGTACGGACCTGAAAAGCTGGGATGATGTGAAGCCGCTATACGATGAACTGCTGAACCGCCCTCTTGACAGTGCCGACGAGTTAAAGCAATGGCTGCTGGATCGGAGCGAACTGGAATCCTATCTGTCCGAAAACTTTGCGTGGCGCTATATTCAGATGACCTGCGACACGGCCAATGAAGAGCTGGTGAATCGGCTGAACTTCTTTATCGCCGAAATTCAGCCACCCATGACTTCATACGGAAACGATCTTGATATCAAGACCATCAATAGCCCGTACCTGAGCCAACTGACCGACGAAGGCTACGCGGTGATGGTTCGGGGCATCAAACAGGGCATCGAGATTTTCCGGGATGAAAATATTCCGCTTCAAACGGAAATTCAGACCGAAGAGCGAAAATACGGTGCCATTGCCGGTGCTATGACCGTGGTCATCAACGGGCATGAAATGACTCTGCCCGAAGCCAGCGATTTGCTTCAGGTTACGGACCGGGCCGTACGTGAGAACGCATGGCGCACGATCTGGCAACGGCGGTACAAGGACCATGACGCGCTCGATGAGTTATTCGACCGGTTGCGGGATCTGCGCCATCAGGTTGCGGTCAATGCCGGATTTGCTAATTTTCGCGATTATTCGTTTGCCGCGCTGGGTCGGTTCGACTATACGCCGGAAGATTGTTTCAATTTTCACGACTCCGTGGCCGATGCCGTCGTTCCCTTGCTGGACAAACTGGCTCAGGATCGGAAGGATCGACTCCGTGTTGATGAGCTGCGTCCGTGGGACATGAAAGTAGACGTAGAAGGACGGCCACCGCTGAAGCCCTTTCATACGGGTGTTGAACTCATCGAAAAAGCGATCACCTGCTTCGACCGGCTCGATCGTTCGCTGGGCGATGACCTGCGCATCATGCGTGCCATGGGCCATCTGGACCTGGAATCGCGGAAAGGGAAAGCACCCGGCGGTTACAACTATCCGCTCGAGGAAATTGGCGTGCCCTTTATATTCATGAACGCAACGTCGAGTCTGCGTGATCTGGTGACGATGGTTCACGAAGGAGGCCACGCCATTCACTCGTTCCTTACGCGCGAATTGCCGCTGAAAGCCTTCCGGAATCCGCCGATGGAAGTAGCCGAACTGGCGTCGATGAGCATGGAATTGCTGTCTATGGACCATTGGGACGTCTTTTTCGACGATCCCGAAGAATTGCGCCGGGCCAAGCTTCAACATCTCGAATCCATCATTGAAACATTGCCGTGGGTAGCAACGATCGACAAGTTTCAGCACTGGATTTACGAAAATCCAAAACACAGCGTGGCCGACCGACGTGAAAACTGGCTTTCGATCTATACCCGATTCGCGGACAACATCACGGACTGGGCGGAACTGGAGCCAGTCAAGACCTACCTATGGCAACGGCAATTGCATTTGTATGAAGTGCCGTTCTATTACATCGAATACGGGATTGCCCAGTTAGGGGCCATCGGTGTCTGGCGCAATTATCGTCGTGATCCTGAAGCGGGTTTGGCGGGTTACAAAAACGCGCTTAGTCTGGGTTATAAAACACCCATTCGCGAGATCTACGCAGCGGCTAATGTCCCGTTTGATTTTTCCCGCGAGTACATCCGTGAGCTTATGGAATTTGTGTGGGAAGAAATCGAGCGGCTTAAAAAGTAAGCGATTACGAGATAATTAGTAAAAAACTACCGGGCAAGCGCCTACGACTAGCGACTCTTTCGTAAGTTTGCAGAATCAATTCGTAATCAAGTGGCTATGAAACGCGTATTCAGTGCAGGATTAATGGTAGCCGCCGTGCTGTCGCTGGCATCCTGTGACTATCAGAAAAATAACACGATCCGTCAGGCTGACTACCGGGCAGGCGATTTTCGCCCTGGTTACCGGGCGGGTGACCCTGAAGTATATGGAGCGGGCAAAGACTCGGCTGCTGTACAAACGAAATATAAATATACCCCGAACCCAGATCTGGATCAGCGGACCGATAAAATTCGTCAGAAATTATTTGGACCCGGTACTAACGGTCAGGGAGCTTAATAATTTTTATAAAGCAGTAACTTTTATTGCTAAGGATTGATACAAATAGTGATTAATCTTAACAATTGAGCGGTTCAGTCTAAACAGATAGTGAGAGCGACGCATGGGTCAACTTGACCAGTGCGTCGCTTTTGAGCGTAAGGCGTAGTAGTATCTAGTTTTTTTGCTTTACTTTGTCTGATTGAAACACAGAACTTTATAGTACTTTTTGAATAAGTAAATCGTCACAAACAGCTTAGACGCTATGAATATTGCATTAGTAACAGGCTCGGCTGGACTTATCGGAAGCGAAGCAGTTGCCTTTTTTGCTGATAAATTCGACCTTATTATCGGTGTTGACAACAACATGCGTCAATACTTTTTCGGGGCCGATGGTTCGACCGAGTGGAACCGGAATCGCCTGTCTGAGTCCTACGCTTCTTATAAACACTACACCGCTGACATTCGGGAAGTGTCGCAGCTGGAACCCATCTTCAAGGAATATGGCACCGACATCAAGTTAGTGCTTCATACGGCGGCTCAGCCTTCGCACGACTGGGCAGCTCGTGAACCCTTCACTGATTTTGGCGTTAATGCGGTCGGTACGCTCAATATGCTTGAGATGACCCGCCTGAACTGCCCGGAAGCGGTTTTCATCTTCACCTCAACCAATAAAGTATACGGAGATAATCCGAACTTCCTACCCCTGATTGAGACCGAAACCCGCTGGGAAATCGACGAAAACCACCCCTACTTCAAGGATGGTATCGACGAGTACATGAGCCTTGACCACACGAAACACTCGGTTTTTGGCGCATCGAAAGTAGCGGCTGACATTATGGTGCAGGAGTACGGTCGTTACTTCGGCATGAACACGGGCGTATTCCGGGGTGGCTGCCTGACGGGGCCAAACCACTCAGGCGCTCAGTTGCACGGGTTCCTGTCCTACCTCATGAAATGTGCGATTACCGGAAACCAGTACACGATTTTCGGCTATAAAGGCAAGCAGGTTCGGGACAATATTCACAGCTGGGATCTGGTGAACATGTTCTGGCATTTTTACCAGAATCCACGTCCGGGCGAAGTATACAACGCCGGTGGTGGCCGGTATGCCAACTGTTCGATGCTGGAAGCCATTGCCTTGTGCGAGCAAATCTCGGGCAATAAAATGAATTACCAGTATTCGGAAACAAACCGGAGCGGTGACCATATCTGGTACATTTCGAATCTGAACAAGTTTAAGGAGCATTATCCGGGCTGGAACTGGACGTATGATCTTGAGCAGACGATGACTCAGATTCACGACAGCATGGTTGCCCGGTTATCCGTTCTGAAATAGTCTTTTCTTTTTTGCGCTAAAAATGCCAGCCCATGCGACTGGCATTTTTAGTGGTCAATACATGCCTAGTTTCGATAGCTTTCCGACACTGTACTGGTTTCCTGTGTATGCGCTCTGCTGGGCGCTGCTGTGGTTGGCGATCCGGCCGGAGATTAACGGTCGGCTCTTCGTCACGCTGGCTGTAGTTATGCTGTTCCTGCTTCGGTTGCCGAGCATCGTGTTCGATTACGAGATCAATCCCGATGAGAGTCAGATGATTACGCAGGCGCTTACGCTTCGGCATGATCCGGTCTACTTCCGGTCGGTGGATGGTACAACGGGCGGACCTCTGGATAGTTACTTCCTGATCGTCCCCAGCTTTTTTGGCCTGCCCTTCGACTACATAACTGCCCACCTGACTGCTTTCGGCCTGATCGCTGTGTGCTTGTGGCTGCTGTATCGAACGGCAACCCGCTGGTTTGGCGAAACGGCTTCCCGGCTTGCCCTGCTGCCCTTCATCTTCATGCTTGGCCTCACGCAGAATGGTGATTTTCTGCACTACAACAGTGAGCTGATCGCGCTGCTGCTACTGAGCTGGAGTTATTATCTCTACGCGACACTACTGCGTCAGAAAGAACCGTCGTTGTTCCGAATCGGACTGATCGGTTTGTTGTTGGGCATGGTGCCGTTCGGAAAATTACAGGCTGTTCCACTAGCGGCTGTTGTCGGTCTGGTTGTTGGTATCGACGTTCTGATACGGCCAAATCTGGCGATTTCGGCTAAAATTGGCCGTATTGTCACGTTAGGGTTGTGTGCACTGGCGTTTCCATTGCTGGTCGTTTTGCTGACTTACAGTAACGGCGTTTACGACGATTTTGTGACCTTTTACATCATCGGTAATTTCCGCTACGCTGGTAACACGGATCAAGTACAGAGCCTGCTTCGATTGCCTGAATTCTTTCAGAAGGGTAGTGAATTCGACTGGCTCGTCAAGTTTGTGGCGTTGATAAGCGTAGCTGGTCTGGTCATGACCTTTCGTCGTAAGATTCACTTGAGCGTGAATACCATGCAGGTGGGTGGTTTTATCGGCTTACTGTTGATTGCCACCTTGTTTGCCATTACGCGCACCGGCTCCGAATACGTCCATTATCTCTTTTTCCTGACGGGTCCCTTGCTCTTCTTACTGGCTTTTGGCTGGAAGCAGATTCTGGAACCCAACCGTCTGGGATACTGGCTGGCTGTGGGCGCGACCGCCGTTTTTCTGGCTTTATTCGGTGTGCAGACCATCCCGAAATTTATTAACAAAATACCCGTAAACCTGTACTCATCCGAGAAGCAGAATGGCTGGGCCGTTCCGCAATCGCCGGTCGCTGCCGAGGTGAGAAAATATGCACGTCCGGGCGAGAAACTGGCTGTCTGGGGGTGGCGGTGTGATTATTACGTGCAGACGCAGATGCCGCAGGGTGTTGCCGAAAACCACACCATCCGAAGTGCATTTGATCACCCTATGCTGGCCGATTACCAGAAGCGATACGCCAGTGACTTTATGCGCTCGACTCCGCCCGTATTTGTGGATGCTGTCGGGAGCCAGAACCTCTGGATGAATGATCGTAAAACGCAGGGGCATGAACTGATCAAACCAATGGGCCAGTTCGTTGCATCTCATTATACCTACGTTGGCCTTGTCAACGATACCAGAATTTACGTTCGCAACGACCGGGTTGGCGGATTAGCCGCTAGTAACCAACCTGTTGCTGATTGAATCACTAAACTGAATCGTATGTTTTGGCCTGGCTAGCCAGCCTGAACCCGATTTGCCAAACCAGCTTTCTTATGTGGACAAAAAAAGGACTTATCTACAAACCCGACGGGTCAAAAGCATTCAGTCTTACGCATGCACAGGTTCCTTTCGGGTATCCGATGGGCGATAAATTGCGGGTCTATTTCTCGACGCGCGACGAAACCATAGCCTCGGCTGTTTCTTTCGTTGAACTCAATCCGGCCAATTTATCCGAGGTTACGTACATCCACGATAAGCCCTGCCTCACGAAAGGAGCCGTTGGCACGTTCGATGAAACGGGTACAATGCCTTCGTGGTTTTTGCCCGTTGGTGACGAAATTTGGCTGTATTATACCGGTTGGAACAAGAGCGAAACGGCCAGTTACCGGCTTGCCATCGGTCTGGCCATCAGTCGCGACGGCGGGTTGACATTCCAGCGTAAATACGATGGCCCTCTGCTCGATCGGTCTATTTACGATCAGGTGTGGGTGGCTCAGCCGTGTATCATTCGCGAGGGCGATGCGTGGCGGATGTGGTACCTGTCCTGCACGAAAATTGAAGTGATCAACGGCCATCCGGAGCCGTTCTACGATGTCAAATACGCCGAATCGAAAGACGGGATCAACTGGGAACGTACGGGTCAGGTCTGTGTGGGCTACGACGAATTTACGGATGCGATCGGACGCCCGACGGTGTATAAGGACGGCGATTTGTACAAAATGTATTTCTCATACCGCAACGCGACCAATTACCGCACGGATGTGCAGCGTAGTTACCGCATCGGTTACGCCGAATCGAAAGACGGAATCGTGTGGGAGCGGAAGGATGAGCAGGCCGGTATTGAACGCTCGCCCGAAGGCTGGGATTCGTTGATGATGGACTACTGCCACATCTTTCCAAATCAGGATGAGTGGGTTATGTTCTACAACGGCAACGGATTTGGCGCATCGGGATTCGGTTATGCGACCCAGCCTATCCTAAAATAAAGGGCGGAAAGCGCCCGGTTCAATGGGCCCGGAACGCCTATTGGAAAGGAATTGTTTAGATTTGTTGTTGACGATCAATGGCTGACCAGGTTTGGTCATGAAGCTAGACGCTGAACAGTAAATCGAAATCATCACTCAGGTATCCATGGTAAAAGTCAGTGTTCTGATTATTACATACAATCAGCATAAATTTATTCGTGCAGCCATCGACAGTGCCCTTGCGCAGCGAACGACGTTTCCCATAGAAATTCTGGTTGGTGACGACTTCTCGAAGGATGGTACCCGCGAAATTATCCAGGAATACGAGCAAAAGCATCCTGGTCTGGTAATCGGTGTGTTGCATCCGCATAACATGGGCAAAAACGGCGGTATAAACTGCCTGGAAACGCTGAAACTGGCTAAAGGCGAGTACTGGGCTCTAATGGATGGTGATGATTACTGGACCGATCCGCTCAAGCTTCAGAAGCAGGCCGACCTGCTGGATGCGCACCCTGACTACTCGACGGTTTTCAATAATGCCCTGATCACGTACGAAGATGGTACGCCATCGCATTTGCTGAATGGTCTGGTCATGAAGCCTTACTATGAGCTAGATGACCTGATCGGCGAGGATGAAATCTGGTTCATGGCTACGTCGAGTACGATGTTCCGGAACAATATAAAGGAGTATCCGGCCTGGTTTAGTGAGTCGTCGAGCGGTGATATTCCCCGGTTGATCCTGAAGGCTAAGCTTGGGAAGATCGGCTACATTCCGGATGTGATGTCCGTTTACCGGAAGAATCGGGGTGGAGCCAGCTTCGCGGACAATTATGCGGATGAAACGTTTTTGCGCAACCGCATTCAGATGTACAGTGATATCAATAAGGAGCTTGACTATCGATACGATCACTTGTTGCGTCGGAATATTGCCCGCTATTATCGGATGATGCTTGATGCTAAACAATATAAGAATAGTTATTTTCGGCGGGCTCAGCTCGCCGTAAAATACCTTTATCTGGGAAAACCCGGCTGGGATAAGGCGAAACTTGTCATTCGTGATTATATTGTTCCACAGCCGTTAGCCAAACTTTACAGTACGATTCGGTTGCTGCCTTATCGGTAATTTTTTTAGGAGCTGAGTCAATGAGGACGTAAGCTCGGAAATCAGCCATAAAACCACGGGCCAGAATCCGTACATGAAGTTATGAAATTAAGCGTCGTCATACCGGCCTATAACGAAGAAGAGTCGCTGCCACCCACGTTGCGGGCATTGTACCAGACACTGGCGAAACACGGTATTCCACACGAAATCTGCGTTACGAACGACAACTCGAAAGACGGAACATTGCGGATTTTGGAGGAGATGGCCGCCAATGAGATTCCGACGTTGGTACCCTTCACCAATCTCG
Proteins encoded in this region:
- a CDS encoding glycoside hydrolase family protein, translated to MWTKKGLIYKPDGSKAFSLTHAQVPFGYPMGDKLRVYFSTRDETIASAVSFVELNPANLSEVTYIHDKPCLTKGAVGTFDETGTMPSWFLPVGDEIWLYYTGWNKSETASYRLAIGLAISRDGGLTFQRKYDGPLLDRSIYDQVWVAQPCIIREGDAWRMWYLSCTKIEVINGHPEPFYDVKYAESKDGINWERTGQVCVGYDEFTDAIGRPTVYKDGDLYKMYFSYRNATNYRTDVQRSYRIGYAESKDGIVWERKDEQAGIERSPEGWDSLMMDYCHIFPNQDEWVMFYNGNGFGASGFGYATQPILK
- a CDS encoding N-acetylglucosamine kinase, whose amino-acid sequence is MTSMLIADSGSTKTDWRLIRADGSTRAIQTNGFNPYYQTTEQISTTLRAQLLPELDEASIKAVFFYGAGCSGPSVNYIVADALRAVLPNLTVVDVESDMLGAARGAAGHERGIVCILGTGSNACCYDGNAISRGSQTLGFWLGDEGSGGYLGKTLVRDFFQERLPIPLTKAFRERYALDRATLLENAYQKPFPNRYFASFTPFLSEHITDAYVDKLVTDAFVLFLSTYVVRFPEAAQWPVHFVGSIAYYFADQLHKAVKQTGLIMGHVVKAPASRLVDFHQQAV
- a CDS encoding M3 family oligoendopeptidase, which translates into the protein MTPNETLVIPNRPPRQFIGEDRFNDRTDLKSWDDVKPLYDELLNRPLDSADELKQWLLDRSELESYLSENFAWRYIQMTCDTANEELVNRLNFFIAEIQPPMTSYGNDLDIKTINSPYLSQLTDEGYAVMVRGIKQGIEIFRDENIPLQTEIQTEERKYGAIAGAMTVVINGHEMTLPEASDLLQVTDRAVRENAWRTIWQRRYKDHDALDELFDRLRDLRHQVAVNAGFANFRDYSFAALGRFDYTPEDCFNFHDSVADAVVPLLDKLAQDRKDRLRVDELRPWDMKVDVEGRPPLKPFHTGVELIEKAITCFDRLDRSLGDDLRIMRAMGHLDLESRKGKAPGGYNYPLEEIGVPFIFMNATSSLRDLVTMVHEGGHAIHSFLTRELPLKAFRNPPMEVAELASMSMELLSMDHWDVFFDDPEELRRAKLQHLESIIETLPWVATIDKFQHWIYENPKHSVADRRENWLSIYTRFADNITDWAELEPVKTYLWQRQLHLYEVPFYYIEYGIAQLGAIGVWRNYRRDPEAGLAGYKNALSLGYKTPIREIYAAANVPFDFSREYIRELMEFVWEEIERLKK
- a CDS encoding NAD-dependent epimerase/dehydratase family protein yields the protein MNIALVTGSAGLIGSEAVAFFADKFDLIIGVDNNMRQYFFGADGSTEWNRNRLSESYASYKHYTADIREVSQLEPIFKEYGTDIKLVLHTAAQPSHDWAAREPFTDFGVNAVGTLNMLEMTRLNCPEAVFIFTSTNKVYGDNPNFLPLIETETRWEIDENHPYFKDGIDEYMSLDHTKHSVFGASKVAADIMVQEYGRYFGMNTGVFRGGCLTGPNHSGAQLHGFLSYLMKCAITGNQYTIFGYKGKQVRDNIHSWDLVNMFWHFYQNPRPGEVYNAGGGRYANCSMLEAIALCEQISGNKMNYQYSETNRSGDHIWYISNLNKFKEHYPGWNWTYDLEQTMTQIHDSMVARLSVLK
- a CDS encoding BlaI/MecI/CopY family transcriptional regulator: MKPTDAELEILHVLWTNGPSTVRQVLDQLSQSRDIGYTTALKLMQIMHEKGLLRRDEDARSHTYSAAVTQEETQRGLVDRFVETAFRGSASKLVMQVLGQHKTSREELDEIKRLLNDLNRDQ
- a CDS encoding glycosyltransferase family 2 protein; protein product: MVKVSVLIITYNQHKFIRAAIDSALAQRTTFPIEILVGDDFSKDGTREIIQEYEQKHPGLVIGVLHPHNMGKNGGINCLETLKLAKGEYWALMDGDDYWTDPLKLQKQADLLDAHPDYSTVFNNALITYEDGTPSHLLNGLVMKPYYELDDLIGEDEIWFMATSSTMFRNNIKEYPAWFSESSSGDIPRLILKAKLGKIGYIPDVMSVYRKNRGGASFADNYADETFLRNRIQMYSDINKELDYRYDHLLRRNIARYYRMMLDAKQYKNSYFRRAQLAVKYLYLGKPGWDKAKLVIRDYIVPQPLAKLYSTIRLLPYR
- a CDS encoding ferredoxin--NADP reductase, yielding MANRYFLKVKEVVRETPDAVTITFWHPLNEEVRYQPGQFLTFLLTINGQKVRRSYSMASSPHVDVSLAVSVKRVPGGLVSNHLYDNVKSGDILETLEPMGNFVPKLDAKNRRTIVLIGAGSGITPLFSMAKSALHVEPDSRIWLIYGNRSQHTIIYKPHLDAMEQAYGASRFKVTHVLSQPTGSWTGLEGRLNQHTITKLIDSLPAADRQNASFYLCGPDGMMAEARSALSLVHIPNDRVFKESYITTPVAAGEVIEEPVTAGDSGSPEVTVLYEGSEYKFAVAPHQTILEAALDLDIDLPYSCQAGMCTACLGRCISGKVKLDEEDGLSESELKAGYVLTCVAHPIGRDVVIEIE
- a CDS encoding M56 family metallopeptidase, giving the protein MNTITYQLSSPVMYSLGWTLFHALWQGFALVLSTALALHLLRNQSSVVRYRVGALALFVQLLISAGTFGWYYEPVSSILNAPAPTLPMRSFAIHWQTVSRTVPWHKQVQLFLDEHLSQFVLIYLLGVLLFGLRLTGGWLYLQHLSRTATKPVSDQWAELTNQLRSTLAIRSIIHVRESARIAVPMVVGVLKPVLLLPLGLATNLSMREIEAVLAHELAHVKRHDYAVNLLQSVMEVLYFFHPAIWWLSARVREEREHCCDDLSVQACGGNGRILAQALARIEELRLAQSNLTPSLAMALTSKRQLLLQRVRRMLGVPTRPVVSNGSLAGLTLATLLLVSASVYAVQQQPKPAKPKPRASRQHSVGNGTKFGLSDNNKVEYIIWKGQKLPASRVKRLQSQLDQVMTGKLSLDDVPQADRDILLTIIETTHSLGDGMNALNEGLGQIDYSTIVASAMDNIPLSPDGTVEGLANVNYDSIIHDAFTSLHDAQAVADTIIQGYATQTPDFDGLAMLRRQDSIADQQELNKGKVALLRAQAQSQQFTVESVERVIERIERQKSVLEQKRFLLTTNQQNTIMKSGFARTDSAQATLTKQIEAGEAGIRKIEAEIEKLNQQLISTQSELEKAEKPLRETELQIRKLGYTNYLSAWSHTGMGASAPLMRGRAQSIGPIGPVGPARLQRAGVPNLPAVPPASSKAVPARPAVPPTSPKAAPAPKQD